The DNA window CGAACCCGGAGTCGATGTTGCGCCCGGCGAGCAGCGGCAGGGTGCAGAGCTTGCCGATCGCGTCGCGAGCGGAGTTCGCGTGGATGCTGCAGAGCCCGGGCAGCCCGCTGTTCAGGGCGATGAGGAGGTCGAGGCTCTCAGCCTCGCGGACCTCCCCGACGACGATGCGGTCAGGCCGCATCCGCAGGGCCTCCTTGATGAGACGGCGGAGGGTGATCTCCCCCGTCCCCTCGAGACTGGCTTGTCGACACTGCATCGCGACGACGTCGCGGTTGCCCGGCGCGAGCTCGAACGTCTCCTCCACGGTGACGATGCGGAGGGCGGGATCGAGTGCCGCGATGAGCGCGCCGAGCATGGTGGTCTTCCCCGCCTGCGTCGCCCCGGACACCAGGAGGTTGGCACCGGCGGTCATGCTGGCCCGCAGGAACTCCGCGGCCTGGTAACTGATCGACCCGGCGGCGACGAGCTGACCGAGGTCGCGGATCCGCGCGGAGAACTTGCGGATGTTGATCGACATGTGGCGCCGGGTGACGTCCGGGATGACGACGTGCAACCGGGATCCGTCGGGGAGCGACGCGTCGACGAACGGGTTGGCCAGATCGACCCGACGTCCGGTCGCTCGGAGCATCCGTTCCACGAGGTCGCGGACGTCGCCCTCGCCGAGCATGACGTCGGTGAGTTCAGACACCCCGGAACGTGCCACGAAGACCTTGGTCGGCTCATTGATCCAGATCTCCTCGACGCTCGGATCGTCGAGCAGGGGCTGGATCGCCCCGAAGCCGGTCACGGCTGCGAGCACCTCACTCGTCATGCCGTGCTCGTCGTCGATGAGCGGTGTGGCGTCGTTCAACGCGTGCTCGTTGTACCGACGCACCTCTTCACGGGCGATCCGCCCTGCTCCACCGCGCCGGCTCGGTTCACCGAACTCCTCGCGCACCCGGTCGCGCACGCGCGCCGTGATGATCTCAGCCGCTGTCCCCATGCCGCCATCCTGACGAACACCGGCCGTAGCTCGCAGAAGTTATCCACAGCACCACCGCGCCGGGTGTCCGGGGCCGCTCGGTAGGCTCGGATCGTGCCGACCACCTTCCACATCGACGGGTCCGAGATCCACGACATCGCCTCGTTCTACGACGTGATGAACGCCCTGCTCATGCGGGATGAGGACTGGGATCTCGGCCCGAGCCTCGACGCCCTCGACGACGTCCTGTACGGCGGGATCGGTGCGCTCCGCGATCTCGACGAGGTCCGCTTCGTCTGGACCGGGCACGAACGCAGTCGCGCCGCGCTCGGCGTCGCGGCCACCCGTGCCTGGCTGCAGGAGAAGGTCGACCGAGGCGCTCCGTTCGACACCGACCGCCTCACGGCGCAGCTGCACGACCTCGACACGGGTCGTGGGACGACGTACTTCGAGCTGATCCTCGAGGTCTTCGCCGGCCACCCTGGGCTCAGGCTCGACCTCGCCTGAACGGACGCCTGGTCGCGCACGAGCCGACCGCAACCGCTTGCGGCCGCTCACGCGAGCGGGAAGAGTGGGCGCCATGATGAACGGCTACACCGCAGACCAGGTCCGAGCCGCAGAGGCACCACTGCTGGCTGCAGGTGAACCACTCATGGCTCGAGCCGCCCACGGCCTCGCCGAGGAGTTGCGGGCCGTCCTGGTGGAGCGCGCGGCGGAACTCGACGGTACCGTGCCGGACGCCTGGAGGATCCTCCTGCTCGTGGGATCAGGCGACAACGGCGGGGACGCCCTGTTCGCCGCCGCCGAACTGGCCGGCTCGGAGGGCCCCGAGGGGGTCCCGCTCGACCTCGTCGTCGCACGCACCGGCGACCACGCGCACGAGGCCGGCTACGCCGCCGCCGTCGAGGCGGGCGTGCGCTTCCTCGTCAACTCCCCCGCCGAACCGGACGACGCCGCGGACGAGGCGAAGGGTGCGGCGCTCGTGGTGGACGCGGTCTTCGGCATCGGCGCGAGCCGGAACCCGAGCCTCCGCGGCGCACCCAAGGCGATCGTCGAGGCCGTCCTTCCGATCGTACAGAGCGCCGGCGGGCCCACGGTGGTGGCCGTGGACGTCCCGAGCGGCATCGACCCCGACGAGGGAAGCGTGCCCGAGGGCGCCGTCCTCCCGGCCGAGGTCACGGTCACCTTCGGCGCGGTGAAGGCCGGACTCCTCATCCCACCCGGCTCCGCCTACGCGGGAGACGTGCGGCTGATCGACATCGGCCTCGGGCCGCAGCTCGCGGGCGTCACCCCGTTCACGATGCTCGACCAGGCCGACGCCTGACACCGCCTCGAGGAGTCATCCCCAGGCGGTCGCGGAGCGCGGCGTCGGGACGCGGTCAGGCGTCGACCGGCGCAGCCGACACCCCTGACGCCACGCCGGCGAGCGCGTGCCCTGCGAGCGAACCGAGGGTGCGGAGCCCGTCCCTGGACAGCACCGATTCCAGGTGTCCCTGCACCGAGGCGAACCCGCGACCGCGCATGGCGAAGACGTCGCCGGAGACGGGGTCCGCGGCGATCTCGACCCCGCCCACCGGCGCATCTCCCGAGGAGCGGGCCGTGAAGGTGTTGTAGAACCCGATCAACGACTGCTCGCCGAAGAGGTCGAGGTCGAGTTGCAGCCCCTGGCGAGGAGCGTCGAGTCGGGCGATCGGCAGACCGAGCTGGATCGCCAGCACCTGGTGGCTCAGGCACACCGCGAGGAGGGGGGCACCGGCCGCGAGGCGTGCTGACACGATCTCGTGGAGGCGGCGGACCCGGGGCTCGGCGAGGTCGAGCGGGTCGCCTGGTCCGGGTCCGGCGACGAGCAGGTCGGCGTCCAAGCGCGAGTCGTTCACCGTCGACCAGTGCTCGACGTCGACGGTCATGCCGAAGTGGCGAAGTTGGTGGGCGAGCATCGCGGTGAACTCGTCCTCGGCGTCGACGATGATCGCGGAACGGCCGGACAACGGACCGGTTGGCGCCGCGTGCTGGGGCTGCAACCAGAAGGGTGCGAGCCGCTCGTTGCGGGCCCGAAGCGCCTCCTCGACCCCCGGCTCGGCGGCGAGGTCGACCGTCGGGCCGAGCTCGGGCGGAGCCATGACGCCGAGCGCCGTGAGCACACCGGCCGCCTTCGCAGCCGTCTCGGCCACCTCGGAGACGGGATCCGAATGCCGGACCAGCGTCGCCCCGGCGGGGACCCGGACGAGCCCTGCGTCGTCGAGGTAGGCCGTGCGGATGAGGATCGGGGCGTCGAGTTCGTAGTCGCCGTCGTCCATCGGGGTGAACAGCGCGAGGACGCCCGAATAATAACCGCGCGGGTTGCGCTCGTGTCGGGCGATGACGGCGCAGGCGTTCTGCATGGGCGACCCCGTGACCGTCGGCGCGAACATCGTCAGCCGCAGCACCTCCCGGACGTCGAGGTCGCTCGTTCCGGCCAGCAGGTACTCGGTGTGCGTGAGGCGCGACATCTGCTTGACGTAGGGCCCGAGGATGCGTCCGCCGGATGCACAGACCCGGCTCATCATCTTCATCTCCTCGTCGACGACCATGAAGAGTTCCTCGGTCTCCTTGACGTCACCCAGGAACGCGCGGAACTCGTCGCCGGTCGCGCCGGAGCGCGGGTGGCGGAACGTCCCGCTGATGGGGTTCATCGTCACGGTCCGCTCGCCCGTCGACGCGTCGCGGGAGACGGCGACGTGCCGCTCAGGCGTCGCGCCGGCCATCGAGACCCCCGGCGTGTGCACGGCGAACGTCCAGTAGGCTCCGGTCTCCCCCGAGAGGAGCGCCCGCAACCAGGCGAGGACCGCGCGCTCGGCGGGCACCTCGGTCGTCGCGGTGAACTCGCGGCGGATGACGAAGTTCGCGCCTTCACCGCGGCCGATCTCATCCTCGATCACGCGGCGGACGATCGCCGCGTAGTCCTCGTCGGAGACGTCGAACCCGCCGTCGAGCAGCGGGACCACGTCGATCGGCAGCCGGTCGAGCAACTCGCCGAGGGCGACCGACTCCCGTTCCTCGACAACGAGGCATCGCAGCGGCGCGCCGTCGTCCATCGCTGCGAAGCCGCGCTCACGCACCTGTCGGTACGGCACGAGGGTGAGGACCTCCGGTCGGCGTGCGTCGCCGGCCGCTCCGAGCGGGATGTCGGCGAGCGAGTCGACGTCGACGACGTCGCCGGTGTAGAGGTCGACGGTGTCGCTGCCGTGGCGGCGGATCACCGCGAACGGGAAGTCGGGGCCGGCGTTCAGCACGCGGTTGAGCAGGGTGGTCATGGTGGTGTCCTCAGGCTGGGACCGATCCGACAGGGCCTCCGAACGAGAACGACCGCCCTGTCAGGCGGTCGAGTCGTCGTGTGTGCACGTGCGCGGTCCGCCTAGGAGGCGGGCCACCAGCTCGTTGCACACGTCGTTCGCATGGAGCCGAGCATACACGGCGCGGCACCGGCTCTGCTGGGCGTCGGAGCGGCCGCCGCGGCGCCACGAAGCACAGGACGTTCCCGACCTCGCTCCCGTAGACTGAGCCGAGCCGCGGGAGTGGTGGAATTGGCAGACACGCAGGATTTAGGTTCCTGTGCTTTCGAGCGTGAGGGTTCAAGTCCCTTCTCCCGCACGCGACACCGTCGTACGCCGTTCCATCCCTCCCCCGACAGCAGGAGCTCCGCATGGTCCACACCGCCCTCATCCCCTGGCTCGACCCGGAGGGCATCATCACGGCCGTCGGTCCGTGGGCCCTGGTCGTCGTGTGCGCGATCGTCTTCGCCGAGACCGGCCTCCTCGTCGGGTTCCTCCTGCCCGGCGACACCCTCCTCGTCATCACCGGCCTCCTCGCGTTCGGATCCGCGCGCGTCATCGAGATCGACATCTGGTGGGTCTGCCTCGCCATCGGATTCGCGGCATTCCTGGGCG is part of the Plantibacter sp. Leaf314 genome and encodes:
- a CDS encoding NAD(P)H-hydrate epimerase, with the translated sequence MMNGYTADQVRAAEAPLLAAGEPLMARAAHGLAEELRAVLVERAAELDGTVPDAWRILLLVGSGDNGGDALFAAAELAGSEGPEGVPLDLVVARTGDHAHEAGYAAAVEAGVRFLVNSPAEPDDAADEAKGAALVVDAVFGIGASRNPSLRGAPKAIVEAVLPIVQSAGGPTVVAVDVPSGIDPDEGSVPEGAVLPAEVTVTFGAVKAGLLIPPGSAYAGDVRLIDIGLGPQLAGVTPFTMLDQADA
- a CDS encoding barstar family protein, producing MPTTFHIDGSEIHDIASFYDVMNALLMRDEDWDLGPSLDALDDVLYGGIGALRDLDEVRFVWTGHERSRAALGVAATRAWLQEKVDRGAPFDTDRLTAQLHDLDTGRGTTYFELILEVFAGHPGLRLDLA
- a CDS encoding CpaF family protein, yielding MGTAAEIITARVRDRVREEFGEPSRRGGAGRIAREEVRRYNEHALNDATPLIDDEHGMTSEVLAAVTGFGAIQPLLDDPSVEEIWINEPTKVFVARSGVSELTDVMLGEGDVRDLVERMLRATGRRVDLANPFVDASLPDGSRLHVVIPDVTRRHMSINIRKFSARIRDLGQLVAAGSISYQAAEFLRASMTAGANLLVSGATQAGKTTMLGALIAALDPALRIVTVEETFELAPGNRDVVAMQCRQASLEGTGEITLRRLIKEALRMRPDRIVVGEVREAESLDLLIALNSGLPGLCSIHANSARDAIGKLCTLPLLAGRNIDSGFVRPAVASCVDLVVHCELDRTGRRRVAEIIAVGGSGESHTIEASTLFEHRDGELRATGRFPLRDDKYRAAGISLASILTAGER
- a CDS encoding anthranilate synthase family protein; protein product: MTTLLNRVLNAGPDFPFAVIRRHGSDTVDLYTGDVVDVDSLADIPLGAAGDARRPEVLTLVPYRQVRERGFAAMDDGAPLRCLVVEERESVALGELLDRLPIDVVPLLDGGFDVSDEDYAAIVRRVIEDEIGRGEGANFVIRREFTATTEVPAERAVLAWLRALLSGETGAYWTFAVHTPGVSMAGATPERHVAVSRDASTGERTVTMNPISGTFRHPRSGATGDEFRAFLGDVKETEELFMVVDEEMKMMSRVCASGGRILGPYVKQMSRLTHTEYLLAGTSDLDVREVLRLTMFAPTVTGSPMQNACAVIARHERNPRGYYSGVLALFTPMDDGDYELDAPILIRTAYLDDAGLVRVPAGATLVRHSDPVSEVAETAAKAAGVLTALGVMAPPELGPTVDLAAEPGVEEALRARNERLAPFWLQPQHAAPTGPLSGRSAIIVDAEDEFTAMLAHQLRHFGMTVDVEHWSTVNDSRLDADLLVAGPGPGDPLDLAEPRVRRLHEIVSARLAAGAPLLAVCLSHQVLAIQLGLPIARLDAPRQGLQLDLDLFGEQSLIGFYNTFTARSSGDAPVGGVEIAADPVSGDVFAMRGRGFASVQGHLESVLSRDGLRTLGSLAGHALAGVASGVSAAPVDA